The following are encoded in a window of Numida meleagris isolate 19003 breed g44 Domestic line chromosome 13, NumMel1.0, whole genome shotgun sequence genomic DNA:
- the ZP2 gene encoding zona pellucida sperm-binding protein 2 isoform X2, with amino-acid sequence MGLLVGQQCSGSSKMGLLLFLFGFLLPLAPGALGDWDLLESVTCLQDRLELELPRELGNYTWHVRAVDLSGEEMTSCDHTVDYEKLLLSALLMNCTSLEHGQHQLRLELLLNDTAGEERNVTYRAQCSAAHEDEIIAPVFVGATNCTKDFMAVTFPGPNLGDEHVVQAAAMTGTLTIDDGIREHQLSLREATEQGYSFLADRQRLVLQVAFTATGVISYKHNNKLLYTVALKLTYDPPERRLTMESRMLCAPGPVACNATHMTVAIPAFPGTLIAVAVEDETIPMDQLQDNGISLNTMRGVKLDISRGVLKSALRGESCPGVQSYLSSLKLTFHFHGETVAMVMQPECPCNQHAPIAAVCTQDGYMDFEVLASSTTPPLALDTLRLRDPACKPAFRSPSNDRAWFHVPLSGCGTRYWLEGEKIMYENEVRALRSDHLLYRISRDSEFRLTVLCSFSNGDASLSIRVDNPPPLASSMNRGPLSLILLSYPEDSYRQPYRDDQYPIVRYLQQPIFLEVQVLNRNDPNLHLQLDDCWATASEDLSSLPQWNIVVDGCEYDLDSYRTVFHPVGRGVSYPNYRQRLEVKAFAFVAGDKALPGLVYFHCSVLLCNRFQPDSPLCAARCPRPPRSKRGSGMPGASSVVSLRGPVLLVPDGWPAAPGGTLSKELWAALTAAAVGILSLVATMLLLLALLKCLKRRASMVNVVY; translated from the exons ATGGGGCTGCTTGTGGGGCAGCAGTGCTCTGGCTCCTCAAAGATGGG gctgctgctcttcctgtttGGATTTTTGCTGCCCTTGGCCCCTGGTGCCTTAGGGGATTGGGATCTCTTGG AGAGTGTGACGTGCCTGCAGGacaggctggagctggagcttcCCAGAGAGCTTGGCAATTACACATGGCACGTGCGTGCAGTGG ATCTGAGTGGGGAGGAAATGACGTCCTGTGACCACACTGTGGATTatgagaagctgctgctcagtgccctgcTGATGAACTGCACTAGCCTGGAG CATGGCCAGcaccagctgaggctggaaCTGCTGCTGAATGACACAGCGGGAGAGGAGAGGAACGTCACCTACCGCGCTCAGTGCAGCGCTGCCCATGAAGATGAAATCATCGCTCCTGTCTTTGTTGGTGCAACGAACTGCACAAAAGACTTCATGGCA gtTACTTTCCCAGGACCAAACCTCGGTGATGAGCACGTG GTTCAGGCAGCTGCAATGACCGGGACTCTGACAATTGATGATGGAATCAGGGAACACCAGCTGAGCCTCAGGGAAGCCACGGAGCAAGGCTACAGCTTCCTGGCTGACAGACAGCGCCTGGTTCTTCAGGTGGCCTTCACTGCCACTGGAGTTATCTCCTACAAG CACAACAACAAGTTGCTCTACACTGTGGCACTCAAGCTCACATATGACCCTCCTGAACGTAGACTGACCATGGAGTCAAGGATGCTTTGCGCTCCAG GTCCGGTGGCTTGTAACGCTACACATATGACTGTTGCCATCCCAGCGTTCCCAGGGACACTTATAGCTGTGGCTGTAGAGGATGAGACCATCCCAATGGACCAGCTCCAGGACAATGGGATTAGTCTCAATACAATGAGAGGGGTCAAGCTGGACATTAGCAGGGGAGTCCTGAAGTCCGCA CTACGTGGGGAGAGCTGCCCAGGAGTTCAGTCCTACCTGTCCTCCTTGAAACTGACTTTTCACTTCCATGGGGAGACCGTAGCAATGGTGATGCAGCCGGAGTGCCCCTGTAACCAGCATGCACCAATAG CTGCTGTATGCACTCAGGATGGGTACATGGATTTTGAAGTCCTTGCCAGCAGTACTACACCGCCACTAGCCCTGGACACACTCAGGCTCAGAGATCCTGCATGCAAGCCTGCCTTCAGGTCCCCCTCAAATGATAGGGCCTGGTTTCATGTCCCACTGAGCGGATGTGGGACCAGGTACTGG CTCGAAGGAGAGAAGATAATGTATGAGAATGAGGTGAGGGCACTACGGTCTGACCATCTGCTGTACAGGATCTCAAGGGACAGTGAGTTCAG GTTAACAGTCCTGTGCTCCTTCAGCAATGGCGATGCTTCCCTCTCCATAAGGGTAGACAACCCTCCCCCCCTGGCTTCTTCCATGAACCGAGGCCCCCTCTCTTTAATCCTTCTAAGCTACCCAG AGGACTCATACAGGCAGCCGTACCGTGATGACCAGTACCCCATTGTGAGGTACCTACAGCAGCCCATCTTCCTGGAAGTGCAGGTCCTGAACCGCAATGACCCCAACCTCCATCTGCAACTGGATGACTGCTGGGCAACAGCATCAGAAGATCTGAGCTCGCTGCCCCAGTGGAATATTGTTGTTGATGG GTGTGAGTACGATCTGGACAGCTACAGGACAGTGTTCCATCCTGTGGGGCGTGGTGTCAGCTACCCCAACTATCGCCAAAGGCTGGAAGTGAAGGCTTTTGCTTTTGTAGCTGGTGATAAGGCCCTCCCCGGCCTA GTGTACTTCCACTGCAGCGTCCTGCTCTGTAACCGCTTCCAGCCGGACTCCCCTCTGTGTGCAGCGAGGTGCCCCAGACCGCCTAGAAGCAAGCGAG GCAGTGGGATGCCGGGCGCCAGCTCCGTGGTGAGCTTGCGGGGTCCTGTGCTCCTGGTGCCCGATGGATGGCCGGCAGCACCAG GGGGCACACTGAGCAAGGAGCTGTGGGCTGCTCTTACTGCGGCTGCTGTCGGCATTCTCTCTCTGGTGGCCACAATGCTGCTACTTCTGGCTCTTCTTAAATGCCTGAAGAGAAGAGCGTCGATGGTAAATGTGGTATATTAG
- the ZP2 gene encoding zona pellucida sperm-binding protein 2 isoform X1, producing the protein MGLLVGQQCSGSSKMGLLLFLFGFLLPLAPGALGDWDLLESVTCLQDRLELELPRELGNYTWHVRAVDLSGEEMTSCDHTVDYEKLLLSALLMNCTSLEHGQHQLRLELLLNDTAGEERNVTYRAQCSAAHEDEIIAPVFVGATNCTKDFMAVTFPGPNLGDEHVQVQAAAMTGTLTIDDGIREHQLSLREATEQGYSFLADRQRLVLQVAFTATGVISYKHNNKLLYTVALKLTYDPPERRLTMESRMLCAPGPVACNATHMTVAIPAFPGTLIAVAVEDETIPMDQLQDNGISLNTMRGVKLDISRGVLKSALRGESCPGVQSYLSSLKLTFHFHGETVAMVMQPECPCNQHAPIAAVCTQDGYMDFEVLASSTTPPLALDTLRLRDPACKPAFRSPSNDRAWFHVPLSGCGTRYWLEGEKIMYENEVRALRSDHLLYRISRDSEFRLTVLCSFSNGDASLSIRVDNPPPLASSMNRGPLSLILLSYPEDSYRQPYRDDQYPIVRYLQQPIFLEVQVLNRNDPNLHLQLDDCWATASEDLSSLPQWNIVVDGCEYDLDSYRTVFHPVGRGVSYPNYRQRLEVKAFAFVAGDKALPGLVYFHCSVLLCNRFQPDSPLCAARCPRPPRSKRGSGMPGASSVVSLRGPVLLVPDGWPAAPGGTLSKELWAALTAAAVGILSLVATMLLLLALLKCLKRRASMVNVVY; encoded by the exons ATGGGGCTGCTTGTGGGGCAGCAGTGCTCTGGCTCCTCAAAGATGGG gctgctgctcttcctgtttGGATTTTTGCTGCCCTTGGCCCCTGGTGCCTTAGGGGATTGGGATCTCTTGG AGAGTGTGACGTGCCTGCAGGacaggctggagctggagcttcCCAGAGAGCTTGGCAATTACACATGGCACGTGCGTGCAGTGG ATCTGAGTGGGGAGGAAATGACGTCCTGTGACCACACTGTGGATTatgagaagctgctgctcagtgccctgcTGATGAACTGCACTAGCCTGGAG CATGGCCAGcaccagctgaggctggaaCTGCTGCTGAATGACACAGCGGGAGAGGAGAGGAACGTCACCTACCGCGCTCAGTGCAGCGCTGCCCATGAAGATGAAATCATCGCTCCTGTCTTTGTTGGTGCAACGAACTGCACAAAAGACTTCATGGCA gtTACTTTCCCAGGACCAAACCTCGGTGATGAGCACGTG CAGGTTCAGGCAGCTGCAATGACCGGGACTCTGACAATTGATGATGGAATCAGGGAACACCAGCTGAGCCTCAGGGAAGCCACGGAGCAAGGCTACAGCTTCCTGGCTGACAGACAGCGCCTGGTTCTTCAGGTGGCCTTCACTGCCACTGGAGTTATCTCCTACAAG CACAACAACAAGTTGCTCTACACTGTGGCACTCAAGCTCACATATGACCCTCCTGAACGTAGACTGACCATGGAGTCAAGGATGCTTTGCGCTCCAG GTCCGGTGGCTTGTAACGCTACACATATGACTGTTGCCATCCCAGCGTTCCCAGGGACACTTATAGCTGTGGCTGTAGAGGATGAGACCATCCCAATGGACCAGCTCCAGGACAATGGGATTAGTCTCAATACAATGAGAGGGGTCAAGCTGGACATTAGCAGGGGAGTCCTGAAGTCCGCA CTACGTGGGGAGAGCTGCCCAGGAGTTCAGTCCTACCTGTCCTCCTTGAAACTGACTTTTCACTTCCATGGGGAGACCGTAGCAATGGTGATGCAGCCGGAGTGCCCCTGTAACCAGCATGCACCAATAG CTGCTGTATGCACTCAGGATGGGTACATGGATTTTGAAGTCCTTGCCAGCAGTACTACACCGCCACTAGCCCTGGACACACTCAGGCTCAGAGATCCTGCATGCAAGCCTGCCTTCAGGTCCCCCTCAAATGATAGGGCCTGGTTTCATGTCCCACTGAGCGGATGTGGGACCAGGTACTGG CTCGAAGGAGAGAAGATAATGTATGAGAATGAGGTGAGGGCACTACGGTCTGACCATCTGCTGTACAGGATCTCAAGGGACAGTGAGTTCAG GTTAACAGTCCTGTGCTCCTTCAGCAATGGCGATGCTTCCCTCTCCATAAGGGTAGACAACCCTCCCCCCCTGGCTTCTTCCATGAACCGAGGCCCCCTCTCTTTAATCCTTCTAAGCTACCCAG AGGACTCATACAGGCAGCCGTACCGTGATGACCAGTACCCCATTGTGAGGTACCTACAGCAGCCCATCTTCCTGGAAGTGCAGGTCCTGAACCGCAATGACCCCAACCTCCATCTGCAACTGGATGACTGCTGGGCAACAGCATCAGAAGATCTGAGCTCGCTGCCCCAGTGGAATATTGTTGTTGATGG GTGTGAGTACGATCTGGACAGCTACAGGACAGTGTTCCATCCTGTGGGGCGTGGTGTCAGCTACCCCAACTATCGCCAAAGGCTGGAAGTGAAGGCTTTTGCTTTTGTAGCTGGTGATAAGGCCCTCCCCGGCCTA GTGTACTTCCACTGCAGCGTCCTGCTCTGTAACCGCTTCCAGCCGGACTCCCCTCTGTGTGCAGCGAGGTGCCCCAGACCGCCTAGAAGCAAGCGAG GCAGTGGGATGCCGGGCGCCAGCTCCGTGGTGAGCTTGCGGGGTCCTGTGCTCCTGGTGCCCGATGGATGGCCGGCAGCACCAG GGGGCACACTGAGCAAGGAGCTGTGGGCTGCTCTTACTGCGGCTGCTGTCGGCATTCTCTCTCTGGTGGCCACAATGCTGCTACTTCTGGCTCTTCTTAAATGCCTGAAGAGAAGAGCGTCGATGGTAAATGTGGTATATTAG
- the ANKS4B gene encoding ankyrin repeat and SAM domain-containing protein 4B — translation MSSRYHRAATDGNLDLLKEATRKDLNASDEDGMTPTLLAAYHGYLEALEVICRRGGDPDKCDIWGNTPLHHAACNGHIHCVSFLVNFGANIFALDNELRTALDVAASRDRHECVRLLDRAATEQNIANPRKVSKQKAQAQRNVEKQIKECEKRQEKHQHEMNRSYMKEKVGSVTSSRGTNSRVKVPTLFTSNATAPFSKNLKDTFKLKAKRMAGSTRSQEPQSNGQADGGDRGSVMHLFDEKEEDDLQNDDSQLSIFTRPGLGKIVFGRNLAADIDPGTVSSEKEDISFKMSSELFRNESAESGMEGDAGSGAEVPWQEEELLWDDEEAESTPLEVFLASQMLDEFLPVFMREKMDLDALMLCSDEDLQSIQVELGPRKKVLNAVSKRKRAFQDPGRTVDTCL, via the exons ATGTCGAGCAGGTATCACAGGGCAGCAACCGATGGCAACCTGGATCTCCTGAAAGAAGCCACTAGGAAAGACCTCAATGCTTCCGATGAAGATGGGATGACGCCCACACTGCTGGCCGCGTACCATGGGTACCTGGAGGCTCTGGAGGTCATATGCCGCAGAGG agGCGACCCGGACAAATGCGACATCTGGGGGAACACCCCGCTCCACCACGCCGCGTGCAATGGTCACATCCACTGCGTCTCCTTTCTGGTCAACTTCGGCGCCAACATATTCGCTCTGGACAACGAGCTCCGCACGGCCCTGGACGTGGCTGCCAGCAGAGATCGCCACGAGTGTGTCAGACTCCTGGACAGAGCCGCCACAGAGCAGAACATAGCCAACCCCAGGAAGGTCTCCAAACAGAAGGCCCAGGCACAGAGGAATGTGGAGAAACAGATCAAGGAGTGCGAGAAGCGGCAAGAGAAACACCAGCACGAAATGAACAGGAGCTATATGAAGGAGAAGGTTGGCTCGGTGACCTCCTCCAGAGGGACTAACTCCAGGGTGAAGGTGCCAACTCTCTTCACTTCAAATGCAACAGCTCCTTTCTCCAAAAATCTGAAAGATACCTTCAAACTGAAGGCAAAAAGGATGGCTGGCAGCACGAGAAGCCAGGAGCCACAAAGCAATGGCCAGGCAGATGGCGGGGACAGGGGAAGTGTGATGCACTTGTTCGATGAGAAAGAGGAGGATGACCTACAGAACGATGACAGCCAGCTCTCCATTTTCACACGGCCAGGTCTCGGCAAGATTGTGTTTGGAAGGAATTTGGCTGCGGATATAGATCCTGGAACCGTGTCTTCCGAGAAAGAAGACATCAGCTTTAAAATGTCCAGTGAGCTCTTCCGGAATGAAAGTGCTGAGAGCGGCATGGAAGGCGATGCTGGAAGTGGTGCTGAGGTCCcctggcaggaggaggagctgctctgGGACGACGAGGAAGCAGAGAGCacgcccctggaggtgtttctGGCCTCACAGATGCTGGATGAGTTTCTACCAGTCTTcatgagggaaaaaatggatttaGATGCTCTGATGCTGTGTTCTGATGAAGATCTACAGAGCATTCAGGTGGAGCTGGGGCCGAGAAAGAAAGTCCTGAACGCTGTGAGTAAAAGGAAACGGGCATTCCAGGATCCCGGAAGGACTGTAGATACTTGCTTGTAA